A single genomic interval of Zunongwangia sp. HGR-M22 harbors:
- a CDS encoding DUF4175 family protein, with translation MAEFEAIKIQLRAFIKKYQLNLLIKGSALFLFIGIFYLLILLVFENFLWFDSSVRFALFISVIVVEISLLIVFIGFPLIKYLNLNRAISDKEAAKMIGNYFPEIDDKLLNLIELKSQNNSVFLDAAIRQKSSDLKFYNFSKAVSLTKYRNYVLIACIPILLIIALIISGRGEWMFNSLNRINNYNKVYEKPAPFSFMLNNELKIIEGEDFLLEVNTVGKEIPHQLKIELGDAQYFMKQVKPGRFTYLFKNITENQEFRLFADNISSRTYNLEVISVPKLINFSVNLEFPNYLNRQTDSVKGDGNLTIPEGTVVNWKFQHKNTKAVNFQTSDSTYNVDSFFQKKVLEDLNYTISTSNKNIKNYEPLSFQLNVVKDKLPKIEVDEKIDSLKTDAKFYGGRISDDYGLSKLVLRYRKIGDDKFLSKSIDFDGKTISQFYASFPGEIRIEEGENYEYFFQVFDNDEVNGAKSASTEYFTFYNKTSEEFLDKNLKDQEKSIDNLSEEFEKFKQEDDLEKLLNDQLENKEFDYEQRQKLESFIKNQERENALMEKFSEDIKEKLSNTEKDNSESKDLKKRLESGQEKLEDNRKLLDELKEYSDKISNENLQKKLEELSKNKKSSKRSLEQLVELTKQFYVEQKFNQLASKLDRLGEEQKNLDSLGKSQDEINSEFDQLRKELNDLDQKNKELKRPKSLERDLKSEDEIKDDLEKLKKDADWDSNKSYSQEQNKAGEKMKKLAAEMKQSSASMEMQILKADIESLRKVLDNLVIFSFEQEKLMENFGAIDSKSPEFSNRLKEQYQLKENFEHVDDSLFSLALKNQFIAEKVFEFLEDVSFNLDHSLEELAEVRLAKALSSQQYTITGANDLAVLLNEILDNMNDQMSAGSKSGDSPSGEQLQDIIQQQKQLGEEMEEQMKGQRSEPEGKEENQAELFEIYKRQEEIKRNLEEILKQNGMNMDDLNSDFEGLENDILEDNINDNSLDALDQLNQKMLDLNNSLNEKGEREERESKTNSLQFEDESNSKELDAKEYFNSIEILDRQILPLRQNLKNRVNTYFNE, from the coding sequence ATGGCCGAGTTTGAAGCGATAAAAATTCAATTAAGAGCTTTTATTAAAAAATATCAATTAAATCTATTGATAAAGGGAAGTGCGTTGTTTCTTTTTATCGGTATTTTTTATCTGCTTATTTTGTTAGTTTTTGAGAACTTTCTATGGTTCGATTCCTCGGTTCGATTTGCGTTATTTATTTCGGTTATTGTAGTTGAGATAAGCTTGTTGATTGTCTTTATCGGTTTTCCTTTAATTAAGTATTTGAATCTTAATCGTGCAATTTCAGATAAGGAAGCGGCTAAAATGATTGGAAATTACTTTCCGGAAATTGATGACAAATTGCTTAATCTTATCGAACTGAAATCCCAGAATAACTCTGTATTTCTTGATGCTGCTATTCGTCAAAAATCTTCTGATCTAAAGTTCTATAATTTTTCCAAGGCTGTTAGTTTAACGAAATATCGCAATTATGTGCTCATAGCTTGTATTCCGATTTTATTAATTATAGCACTTATTATTAGCGGAAGAGGTGAGTGGATGTTTAATTCTCTTAATCGTATAAATAATTATAATAAGGTGTATGAAAAACCAGCACCTTTTAGCTTTATGCTGAATAATGAGCTGAAGATTATAGAAGGCGAAGATTTTTTGCTTGAAGTAAATACTGTTGGAAAAGAAATTCCACATCAATTAAAAATTGAATTAGGAGATGCACAGTATTTTATGAAGCAAGTGAAGCCTGGGAGGTTCACCTATTTATTTAAGAATATTACTGAAAATCAAGAATTTAGGCTATTTGCAGATAATATAAGTTCTAGAACTTATAATTTAGAAGTTATCTCGGTTCCAAAACTTATCAATTTCAGCGTAAACTTAGAATTTCCAAACTATTTAAATCGCCAAACCGATTCAGTTAAGGGTGATGGTAACCTTACTATCCCTGAAGGAACGGTGGTAAATTGGAAATTTCAACATAAAAATACTAAAGCTGTCAACTTTCAGACTAGCGATTCTACCTATAATGTTGATAGTTTTTTTCAGAAAAAGGTGCTAGAAGATTTAAATTATACGATTTCTACTAGCAATAAGAATATTAAAAATTATGAGCCTTTATCATTTCAGTTAAATGTAGTTAAAGATAAATTACCAAAAATAGAGGTGGACGAAAAAATAGATTCGTTAAAAACAGATGCCAAATTTTATGGCGGTAGAATTAGTGATGATTATGGCTTATCCAAATTGGTTTTACGCTATCGTAAAATAGGAGACGATAAATTCTTAAGCAAATCTATAGATTTTGATGGTAAAACTATTAGTCAGTTTTATGCTTCATTTCCTGGAGAAATTAGGATTGAAGAAGGTGAAAATTATGAATATTTTTTTCAGGTTTTCGATAATGATGAGGTAAATGGTGCGAAATCCGCCTCAACGGAATATTTTACTTTTTACAATAAAACTTCAGAAGAATTTCTGGATAAAAATCTAAAAGATCAGGAAAAAAGTATTGATAATCTTTCCGAAGAATTTGAGAAATTTAAGCAAGAAGATGATTTAGAAAAGTTGCTGAATGATCAATTGGAGAATAAAGAATTTGATTATGAGCAGAGGCAAAAATTAGAATCTTTTATAAAAAACCAGGAAAGAGAAAATGCCTTGATGGAAAAGTTTTCTGAAGATATAAAAGAGAAATTATCGAATACGGAAAAGGATAATAGTGAAAGTAAAGATCTAAAAAAACGTCTTGAAAGTGGTCAAGAGAAGCTTGAAGATAACAGGAAACTTTTGGATGAATTAAAAGAATATTCAGATAAAATTAGCAATGAGAATTTGCAGAAAAAGCTGGAAGAATTGTCCAAAAATAAAAAATCATCTAAACGTAGTTTGGAACAATTGGTGGAATTAACAAAACAATTTTACGTAGAGCAGAAATTTAATCAATTAGCTAGCAAATTGGATAGGCTAGGGGAGGAGCAAAAAAATCTGGATAGTCTGGGTAAATCTCAAGATGAAATTAATTCCGAATTCGATCAATTGAGAAAGGAATTAAATGATCTCGATCAAAAAAACAAAGAGCTAAAACGTCCAAAATCGCTTGAGAGAGATCTTAAATCTGAAGATGAAATTAAAGATGATTTAGAGAAATTAAAGAAAGATGCTGATTGGGATTCAAACAAATCATATTCTCAAGAGCAAAATAAGGCAGGAGAAAAAATGAAGAAACTGGCAGCAGAGATGAAACAGAGTTCGGCTAGTATGGAGATGCAGATATTAAAGGCAGACATTGAAAGTCTTAGAAAGGTATTGGATAATCTCGTAATATTCTCTTTTGAACAGGAAAAGTTGATGGAGAACTTTGGCGCCATAGATTCTAAAAGTCCCGAATTTTCTAATAGATTGAAAGAACAGTACCAACTAAAAGAGAACTTTGAACATGTCGATGATAGTTTATTTTCTTTAGCTTTAAAAAATCAATTTATAGCCGAAAAGGTATTTGAGTTTTTAGAGGATGTTTCTTTTAATCTAGATCATTCTCTCGAGGAATTGGCAGAAGTTCGTTTGGCAAAAGCATTGTCTTCACAGCAATATACGATTACCGGAGCCAATGATTTGGCTGTTTTACTCAATGAGATTCTGGATAATATGAATGATCAGATGAGCGCTGGTTCAAAGTCTGGTGATTCTCCGTCTGGAGAGCAATTACAAGATATCATTCAGCAGCAAAAACAACTGGGTGAAGAAATGGAGGAACAAATGAAAGGCCAAAGATCCGAACCTGAAGGCAAGGAAGAAAATCAAGCTGAGCTATTTGAAATTTATAAACGCCAAGAAGAGATAAAGCGAAATCTTGAAGAAATTCTAAAACAAAACGGAATGAATATGGATGATCTAAATTCAGATTTCGAAGGTTTAGAAAATGACATTTTAGAGGATAATATTAATGATAATTCATTGGATGCTTTAGATCAATTAAATCAAAAAATGCTCGATCTAAATAATTCATTAAACGAGAAAGGGGAGAGAGAAGAAAGGGAAAGTAAAACCAATTCTTTGCAATTTGAAGATGAGTCGAATAGTAAAGAACTGGATGCTAAAGAATATTTTAATAGCATTGAGATATTAGATAGACAAATCTTACCTTTGCGCCAAAATTTAAAGAACAGGGTTAACACTTATTTCAATGAATAA
- the gltX gene encoding glutamate--tRNA ligase yields the protein MSSKVRVRFAPSPTGPLHIGGVRTALYNYLFAKKHGGDFILRIEDTDQNRYVEGAEQYIIDSLNWCNIPYDEGPGKEKDCGPYRQSERKSLYKAYADKLIESGNAYYAFDSAEELDKHRKSHEAEGKTFIYNWHNREKLENSIALPEEEVKKRIENGEHYVVRFKSPQDEILKISDEIRGNMEIDTNILDDKVLYKSDGMPTYHLANIVDDHLMKISHVIRGEEWLPSLALHFMLYRAFGWDAPKFAHLPLILKPQGKGKLSKRDGDKLGFPVFPLEWKDPETKEISAGYREDGYFPEAVTNMLAFLGWNPGTEQEFFNLEELVEAFDLKRVHKGGAKFDPEKTKWFQQHYLQEADNGYIAEEFSKHLEKKEIKVSKEYTQHVVALVKERAVFIEDIWEQGFYFFASPTSYDPKNTKKAWKEGTNDLMNELITVLEATEDFKAEIISENVKDWIKSKEIGFGKVMQPYRIALVGSLQGVDLFEISEAIGKEETINRIKQAQETLG from the coding sequence ATGTCTTCTAAGGTACGCGTAAGATTTGCACCCAGCCCTACGGGTCCACTACATATTGGTGGGGTAAGAACAGCATTATATAACTACTTATTCGCTAAAAAACACGGCGGTGATTTTATTCTTAGGATCGAAGATACCGACCAGAATCGATATGTAGAAGGAGCAGAACAATATATTATTGATTCTTTAAACTGGTGTAACATTCCTTACGATGAAGGACCGGGTAAAGAAAAAGATTGCGGGCCATACCGCCAAAGCGAACGTAAAAGTCTTTACAAAGCTTATGCAGATAAGTTAATTGAAAGCGGAAATGCATATTACGCTTTCGACAGTGCAGAAGAACTTGATAAGCATAGAAAGTCTCACGAGGCTGAAGGAAAAACATTTATCTACAACTGGCACAATCGTGAAAAACTAGAAAATTCTATTGCATTGCCTGAAGAGGAAGTGAAAAAAAGAATCGAAAATGGCGAACATTATGTCGTTCGTTTTAAATCTCCCCAAGACGAAATTCTTAAAATTTCTGATGAAATTAGAGGAAATATGGAGATCGATACCAACATCCTTGATGATAAAGTTTTATATAAAAGCGACGGAATGCCAACCTATCATTTAGCGAATATTGTAGATGATCATTTAATGAAGATCTCGCATGTAATTCGTGGTGAAGAGTGGTTACCATCTTTGGCTTTACACTTTATGCTTTACCGAGCTTTTGGTTGGGATGCACCTAAATTTGCCCATTTACCGCTAATTTTAAAACCACAGGGTAAAGGAAAATTAAGTAAACGTGATGGTGATAAATTAGGCTTTCCTGTGTTTCCTTTAGAATGGAAAGATCCTGAAACTAAAGAAATTTCAGCCGGATATCGCGAAGATGGATATTTTCCTGAAGCGGTAACCAACATGCTTGCATTTTTAGGATGGAATCCTGGTACCGAACAGGAATTCTTTAATTTAGAAGAACTTGTTGAAGCATTCGATCTTAAACGAGTACATAAAGGCGGTGCTAAATTTGATCCGGAAAAAACAAAGTGGTTTCAACAGCATTATTTACAAGAAGCCGATAATGGATATATTGCAGAAGAATTTTCTAAACACTTAGAAAAGAAAGAAATTAAAGTTTCTAAAGAATACACGCAACATGTAGTGGCTTTGGTTAAAGAGCGTGCTGTTTTTATTGAAGATATTTGGGAACAAGGATTTTACTTCTTTGCCTCCCCTACTTCTTACGATCCAAAAAATACTAAAAAAGCATGGAAAGAAGGAACTAATGATTTAATGAACGAACTTATTACAGTTTTAGAAGCTACGGAAGATTTTAAAGCTGAAATAATTTCTGAAAATGTAAAAGACTGGATTAAATCTAAAGAAATTGGATTCGGAAAAGTAATGCAACCTTACCGAATCGCTCTAGTTGGCTCTTTACAGGGTGTAGATCTTTTTGAAATTTCTGAAGCTATAGGAAAAGAAGAAACGATTAACAGAATTAAGCAAGCACAAGAAACGCTTGGCTAG
- the mnmG gene encoding tRNA uridine-5-carboxymethylaminomethyl(34) synthesis enzyme MnmG: MFNKEYDVIVVGAGHAGSEAAAAAANMGSSTLLITMNLQNIAQMSCNPAMGGIAKGQIVREIDAMGGYSGLVSDTSAIQFKMLNKSKGPAMWSPRVQSDRMRFAEDWRLRLEQTPNLDFYQEMVHGLIIEKGKIKGVRTSLGIEIKSKSVVCTNGTFLNGLIHIGDKQRGGGRAGEAAATGITKDLIDAGFEAGRMKTGTPPRVDGRSLDYSKMIEQPGDEIPGKFSYSDETKPLAKQRSCYMTYTSNEVHDILRSGFDRSPMFNGRIKSLGPRYCPSIEDKINRFADKDRHQLFVEPEGWNTVEVYVNGFSTSLPEDVQFNALRSVAGFENVKFFRPGYAIEYDYFPPTQLQHTLETKLVEGLYFAGQINGTTGYEEAACQGMMAGINAALKVQEKDPFILQRNEAYIGVLIDDLITKGTEEPYRMFTSRAEYRTLLRQDNADFRLTERSYNLGLASEDRMRKMEEKKDKSLDFVSFLKDTSVVPEDANPVLADYNSSPMKQSDKIFKIFSRPKIAMEDVRKFPGVEEYIQENKLDTEMLEQTEIQVKYSGYIEKEKNNADKLNRLEDVKIPKNFDYSKIKSMSYEAREKLNKVQPTNVSQASRISGVSPNDVSVLLVYMGR; the protein is encoded by the coding sequence ATGTTCAATAAGGAGTATGATGTAATTGTTGTAGGAGCTGGGCATGCCGGTAGTGAAGCTGCGGCTGCAGCAGCGAATATGGGTAGTAGTACCTTATTAATTACAATGAATTTGCAAAATATCGCGCAAATGAGTTGTAATCCAGCTATGGGCGGAATCGCAAAAGGACAGATCGTTCGAGAAATTGATGCGATGGGTGGTTATAGTGGTTTGGTAAGTGATACCAGCGCTATCCAATTTAAAATGCTTAATAAATCTAAAGGGCCTGCGATGTGGAGTCCGCGTGTGCAAAGTGATCGCATGCGTTTTGCAGAAGATTGGAGATTGAGGTTAGAGCAAACACCTAATCTTGATTTTTATCAGGAAATGGTTCATGGTCTAATTATCGAAAAAGGTAAAATTAAAGGTGTTCGTACTTCTTTAGGTATTGAAATAAAATCTAAATCTGTAGTTTGTACAAATGGAACTTTTTTAAATGGATTAATCCATATTGGCGATAAACAACGTGGTGGAGGTAGAGCAGGAGAAGCTGCCGCAACCGGGATTACTAAGGATTTAATCGATGCCGGTTTTGAAGCCGGAAGAATGAAAACGGGAACACCGCCAAGAGTGGATGGTCGTTCTCTGGATTATTCTAAAATGATCGAGCAACCTGGTGATGAAATACCGGGTAAATTTTCTTATTCAGATGAAACGAAACCATTAGCAAAACAACGCTCTTGTTATATGACCTACACTTCAAATGAAGTGCATGATATTCTTCGTTCAGGTTTTGATCGTTCTCCTATGTTTAATGGGAGAATTAAAAGTTTAGGGCCACGTTATTGCCCTTCCATAGAAGATAAGATTAATCGATTTGCTGATAAAGATCGTCATCAACTTTTTGTAGAACCTGAAGGTTGGAATACGGTTGAAGTTTATGTAAATGGGTTTTCAACTTCTTTGCCAGAAGATGTACAATTTAATGCATTACGATCTGTAGCCGGTTTTGAAAATGTAAAATTTTTTAGACCGGGTTATGCAATAGAATATGATTATTTTCCACCAACACAATTGCAACATACATTAGAAACAAAGTTGGTTGAAGGTTTATATTTTGCCGGGCAAATAAACGGAACAACCGGTTACGAAGAAGCAGCTTGCCAGGGAATGATGGCTGGTATAAATGCAGCGTTAAAAGTTCAGGAAAAAGATCCTTTTATTCTGCAAAGAAACGAAGCTTATATTGGTGTTCTAATCGATGATCTAATTACAAAAGGAACAGAAGAGCCATATAGAATGTTTACATCGCGTGCCGAATATAGAACCTTATTGAGACAAGATAATGCAGATTTTAGATTAACAGAGCGCTCTTATAATTTAGGTTTAGCTTCTGAAGATCGTATGCGGAAAATGGAAGAGAAGAAGGATAAATCTTTAGATTTTGTTTCTTTTCTAAAAGATACTAGTGTTGTTCCGGAGGATGCGAATCCTGTTTTGGCTGATTATAATTCGTCTCCTATGAAACAGTCTGATAAAATATTTAAAATATTTTCCAGACCTAAAATTGCCATGGAAGATGTTAGAAAGTTTCCTGGAGTAGAAGAATATATTCAGGAAAATAAACTGGATACTGAAATGTTGGAGCAAACGGAAATTCAGGTAAAGTATTCAGGATATATCGAAAAAGAGAAGAATAACGCTGATAAGCTTAATCGTTTAGAAGATGTAAAAATTCCTAAGAATTTTGATTATTCAAAGATTAAGTCGATGTCTTATGAAGCTCGTGAAAAGCTGAATAAAGTACAACCTACGAACGTATCACAGGCATCAAGAATTAGCGGTGTGAGTCCTAATGATGTTTCTGTTTTATTAGTTTATATGGGTCGATAA
- the ybeY gene encoding rRNA maturation RNase YbeY, which yields MINFYSENDFSLGEEEIYKSWLSRVISSEEKRLGEISYIFCDDEYLLDINQRFLNHDTYTDIISFDDSLGNLLNGDIYISTERVLENAKEYNEDFATELKRVLVHGVLHYCGYKDKTEEDAALMREKEMEKIELFHVEQS from the coding sequence ATTATTAATTTTTATTCTGAAAATGATTTTAGTTTAGGCGAGGAAGAAATTTACAAATCTTGGCTTTCTCGTGTAATTTCTTCTGAAGAAAAACGACTAGGTGAAATAAGTTACATTTTTTGTGATGATGAGTATCTTTTAGATATCAATCAGCGTTTTTTAAACCACGATACATATACCGATATAATCAGTTTTGATGATTCTCTAGGTAATCTTTTAAATGGAGATATCTATATAAGTACAGAACGCGTTCTGGAAAATGCAAAGGAATATAATGAAGATTTTGCGACAGAATTGAAAAGAGTTTTAGTACATGGGGTTTTGCATTATTGCGGCTATAAAGATAAAACCGAAGAGGATGCTGCCTTAATGCGTGAAAAGGAAATGGAAAAAATAGAATTGTTCCACGTGGAACAATCTTAA